The proteins below come from a single Phocoena sinus isolate mPhoSin1 chromosome 2, mPhoSin1.pri, whole genome shotgun sequence genomic window:
- the RPP25 gene encoding ribonuclease P protein subunit p25 codes for MAKAASPRSRQRRRMENFRKVHSEEAPVGSGDEGGGPGSGPFADLAPGAVHMRVKEGSKIRNLLAFATASMAQPATRTIVFSGCGRATTKTVTCAEILKRRLAGLHQVTRLRYRSVREVWQSLPPEPTPGQKPGEPAASLSVLKNVPSLAILLSKDSLDPRQPGYQPPNPHPGPSSQPAASTSKRSLGEPAAGEGSAKRSQPEPGAAEEDQTA; via the coding sequence ATGGCGAAGGCTGCGTCCCCGCGGTCCCGGCAACGACGGCGCATGGAGAACTTCCGTAAGGTGCACTCAGAGGAGGCGCCGGTGGGGAGCGGGGACGAGGGAGGCGGCCCGGGCTCGGGCCCCTTCGCAGACCTGGCGCCGGGCGCCGTGCACATGCGGGTCAAGGAGGGCAGTAAGATCCGGAACCTGCTGGCCTTCGCCACCGCCAGCATGGCGCAGCCAGCCACGCGCACCATCGTCTTCAGCGGCTGCGGTCGGGCCACCACCAAGACCGTCACGTGCGCCGAGATCCTCAAGCGCCGCCTGGCGGGTCTGCATCAGGTCACGCGGCTGCGCTACCGGAGCGTGCGCGAAGTGTGGCAGAGCCTCCCTCCGGAGCCCACGCCTGGTCAGAAGCCTGGCGAGCCAGCCGCCAGTCTCAGTGTACTTAAGAACGTGCCCAGCCTCGCCATCCTACTTTCCAAGGATTCACTGGATCCGCGCCAACCCGGCTACCAGCCCCCGAACCCCCATCCTGGCCCCTCGTCCCAGCCAGCTGCATCGACGTCCAAGAGGAGTCTAGGGGAACCCGCAGCTGGAGAAGGCTCTGCAAAGCGGTCACAACCTGAGCCAGGTGCTGCTGAAGAGGACCAGACCGCCTGA